One Amorphoplanes digitatis genomic window carries:
- a CDS encoding GAP family protein produces MDLALLGSLAALALIDSTSFGTLLIPIWLLLRPGPARAGRISIFLGTVAAFYFAVGLAVALGAGAFLPRIGGLLGTRPVAWAQLVLGVALFFVSFRLDRGRRKSSGGGRLIRWRERALADRGGVAGLAGLALAAAAAEVTTMLPYLAAIGLLTTSGLDPAGVALVMAGYCLLMIVPALLLLAARLAAGDRVTPLLTRISDWMVNSNALAWIVGIVGFLLARDAAFRLGLIGA; encoded by the coding sequence TGGACCTCGCGCTCCTCGGCTCGCTTGCCGCACTCGCCCTGATCGACTCCACCAGCTTCGGGACCCTGCTGATCCCGATCTGGCTGCTGCTGCGACCCGGCCCGGCGCGTGCCGGCCGTATTTCGATCTTCCTGGGTACGGTCGCCGCGTTCTACTTCGCGGTCGGGCTCGCCGTCGCGCTGGGTGCCGGCGCCTTCCTGCCGCGGATCGGCGGCCTCCTCGGCACCCGCCCGGTGGCGTGGGCCCAGCTCGTCCTCGGCGTCGCGCTGTTCTTCGTGAGCTTCCGGCTGGACCGCGGCAGGCGGAAGTCCTCCGGCGGCGGCCGCCTGATCCGCTGGCGGGAACGCGCCCTCGCCGACCGCGGCGGCGTCGCGGGCCTCGCCGGCCTGGCGCTGGCGGCGGCCGCCGCCGAGGTGACGACAATGCTGCCGTACCTCGCCGCGATCGGGCTGCTGACCACCTCCGGGCTGGATCCGGCGGGGGTCGCGCTGGTCATGGCCGGCTACTGCCTGTTGATGATCGTCCCCGCGCTGCTGCTGCTCGCGGCGCGGCTGGCCGCGGGGGACCGGGTCACGCCGCTGCTGACCCGGATCAGCGACTGGATGGTCAACAGCAACGCGCTGGCGTGGATCGTGGGCATCGTCGGCTTCCTGCTCGCCCGCGACGCCGCGTTCCGGCTCGGCCTGATCGGCGCCTAG
- a CDS encoding S26 family signal peptidase → MVTMRWSLPLARLVAIGLLAAGAAVVAWSVLPLSWGWSSAVIVSGSMGPRVHRGDVVISSPPAPDWRPAVGQVVTVPDALHPGQTVTHRVVGFDERGRLMTRGDANGSDDSFHTAPEQVRGIARLLVPRVGLATLLMREGSPAMFVAQSAAVLALLALALRLPVVPRRWAGRFKSGALLPT, encoded by the coding sequence GTGGTGACGATGCGCTGGTCGCTCCCGCTGGCGCGGCTGGTCGCGATCGGCCTGCTGGCGGCGGGCGCCGCGGTCGTCGCCTGGTCCGTCCTCCCGCTCTCCTGGGGCTGGAGCTCCGCGGTGATCGTCAGCGGCTCGATGGGCCCGCGGGTGCACCGCGGCGACGTGGTGATCTCGTCCCCGCCGGCGCCGGACTGGCGGCCCGCGGTGGGCCAGGTGGTCACCGTGCCGGACGCGCTGCACCCCGGCCAGACGGTGACCCACCGCGTCGTCGGGTTCGACGAGCGGGGCCGGCTGATGACGCGCGGCGACGCCAACGGCAGCGACGACTCCTTCCACACGGCGCCGGAGCAGGTGCGCGGGATCGCGCGGCTGCTCGTGCCCCGGGTCGGCCTGGCGACGCTGCTGATGCGCGAGGGGAGCCCGGCGATGTTCGTGGCGCAGAGCGCGGCGGTGCTCGCCCTGCTGGCGCTGGCGCTGCGGCTGCCGGTCGTGCCGCGCCGCTGGGCGGGAAGGTTCAAGTCCGGCGCCCTCCTGCCGACGTAG
- a CDS encoding M15 family metallopeptidase, producing the protein MAIIAALAVALTVAGPPSPASAKVPTAAKRWSSLMYHSLTPTKEYVALRKKLASQRITMAKRAERVPVREAEHEAAQTAVTKAVTADAGPRTRYALAREELASARNRLTVATQLRPKNAAAVTAARNAVTAAAETASARRKEAATAAAALKTAQATARTATVELDKSITALETSKKAVQTNQRRLKALDKSAELRADAAATSRDVVTAVRGKFAVADTTTVNGIRVHRSVAFAFRRMLSDAKADGVVLSGGGFRTKKRQIELRKINGCPDIWTAPASSCRVPTAIPGRSLHELGLAIDITSGGRTLTRDSAGFAWLDEHAHKYGFVNLPSEAWHWSITGG; encoded by the coding sequence GTGGCCATCATCGCGGCGCTGGCCGTCGCCCTGACGGTCGCCGGACCGCCCAGCCCGGCATCGGCCAAGGTGCCGACGGCAGCCAAGCGGTGGTCGTCGCTGATGTACCACAGCCTCACCCCGACCAAGGAATACGTGGCGCTCCGCAAGAAGCTCGCCTCCCAGCGGATCACCATGGCGAAGCGGGCCGAACGGGTACCCGTGCGCGAGGCCGAGCACGAGGCCGCGCAGACGGCCGTGACGAAGGCCGTCACCGCCGACGCGGGCCCCCGTACCCGGTACGCGCTCGCCCGGGAGGAACTGGCCAGCGCGAGGAACCGGCTGACCGTGGCGACGCAGCTACGGCCGAAGAACGCCGCAGCGGTCACCGCGGCCAGGAACGCCGTCACCGCCGCGGCCGAGACGGCGTCCGCCCGCCGCAAGGAGGCGGCCACCGCCGCCGCGGCGTTGAAGACGGCGCAGGCCACCGCCCGGACCGCCACCGTCGAGCTGGACAAGTCGATCACCGCGTTGGAGACCTCCAAGAAGGCGGTCCAGACGAACCAGCGCAGACTCAAGGCGCTCGACAAGTCGGCCGAACTGCGCGCCGACGCCGCCGCGACCAGCCGGGACGTGGTCACCGCCGTCCGGGGCAAGTTCGCCGTCGCCGACACCACCACCGTCAACGGCATCCGGGTGCACAGGAGCGTCGCGTTCGCGTTCCGCCGGATGCTCAGCGACGCGAAGGCCGACGGCGTCGTGCTGTCCGGCGGCGGGTTCCGGACCAAGAAGCGGCAGATCGAACTGCGGAAGATCAACGGCTGCCCGGACATCTGGACCGCGCCGGCCTCGTCGTGCCGGGTGCCGACGGCGATTCCCGGCCGGTCGCTGCACGAGCTGGGCCTGGCCATCGACATCACGTCCGGCGGCCGCACGCTCACCCGCGACAGCGCCGGGTTCGCCTGGCTGGACGAGCACGCACACAAGT
- a CDS encoding lactonase family protein, whose translation MAGDTPRARRGLRAGLALLAVLGLVGLGLLPTSMAAFSASTSNPASSFTARATFGLTQTAPCFSYDGSGGCTAATAIAAGRSAVVSPDGKHVYVATSYSPDSIRSGVAEFSRDAVTGALTQIGCLSNGTLAGCTAVPGALNGVQDVAISPDGRHVYAAGATSSTITALSRDPGTGVLSALAAPNRCLYHSAATAVTGCASGRVLDGAGGVAVSPDGAFVYVASSVSDSVTVFARDSGTGALTQLAGTAGCVTNSAVGGCATGKGLNGAAYLHLSPDGGSLYVASSGSNAVAVFQRDAGTGVLTQPAAPNACVYNSGSTAITGCTAVKGLTGVKNVAIAPDGRTAYAMAVSGDNLAAFTRNTGTGVLTQVAAPNACLYRVTVITGCTAANGLDGPSAMAFSPDGLFAFVAASAYNAVLAFRHDNTTGVLTQLTGNAGCLRVSGTGSCAAGLGLSRSNSVATSPDGRDVYAVGGNVNSTGFVVPLNLAH comes from the coding sequence ATGGCTGGCGACACACCGCGGGCGCGGCGCGGCCTGCGCGCCGGGCTGGCGCTGCTTGCGGTCCTCGGCCTGGTCGGCCTCGGCCTGCTGCCCACCAGCATGGCCGCCTTCTCGGCCAGCACCTCGAACCCCGCCTCCTCGTTCACGGCGCGCGCCACCTTCGGCCTGACCCAGACGGCGCCGTGCTTCAGCTACGACGGCTCGGGCGGCTGCACCGCGGCCACCGCCATCGCGGCGGGCCGCAGCGCGGTGGTCAGCCCGGACGGCAAGCACGTCTACGTCGCCACCAGCTACAGCCCGGACAGCATCCGAAGCGGCGTGGCGGAGTTCTCCCGCGACGCCGTGACCGGGGCGCTCACCCAGATCGGGTGCCTCAGCAACGGCACCCTCGCCGGCTGCACCGCGGTGCCCGGCGCCCTCAACGGCGTGCAGGACGTCGCCATCAGCCCGGACGGCCGGCACGTATACGCCGCCGGCGCCACCAGCTCGACGATCACGGCGCTCAGCCGCGACCCGGGCACCGGCGTGCTGAGCGCGCTGGCCGCACCCAACAGGTGCCTCTACCACAGCGCCGCGACCGCCGTCACCGGCTGCGCCTCGGGCCGCGTCCTCGACGGCGCCGGCGGCGTCGCCGTCAGCCCCGACGGCGCGTTCGTCTACGTCGCCTCCAGCGTGTCCGACTCGGTGACGGTCTTCGCCCGCGACTCCGGCACCGGCGCGCTGACCCAGCTCGCCGGCACCGCCGGCTGCGTCACCAACTCCGCGGTCGGCGGCTGCGCGACCGGCAAGGGCCTCAACGGGGCCGCCTATCTGCACCTGTCGCCCGACGGCGGCAGCCTCTACGTGGCGTCGTCGGGCAGCAACGCCGTCGCGGTGTTCCAGCGCGACGCCGGCACCGGTGTGCTCACCCAGCCGGCGGCGCCGAACGCCTGCGTGTACAACAGCGGCTCCACCGCCATCACCGGCTGCACGGCCGTCAAGGGCCTCACGGGCGTGAAGAACGTGGCGATCGCGCCCGACGGCCGCACCGCGTACGCGATGGCGGTCTCCGGTGACAACCTCGCCGCGTTCACCCGCAACACCGGCACCGGCGTGCTCACCCAGGTCGCCGCTCCGAACGCGTGCCTCTACCGGGTCACCGTGATCACCGGCTGCACCGCCGCCAACGGGCTCGACGGGCCGTCGGCCATGGCATTCAGCCCGGACGGGCTGTTCGCGTTCGTCGCCGCCTCCGCGTACAACGCGGTGCTGGCGTTCCGGCACGACAACACCACCGGAGTGCTCACCCAGCTGACCGGGAACGCCGGATGCCTCAGGGTGAGCGGCACCGGCAGCTGCGCCGCCGGTCTGGGATTGTCCCGGTCCAACTCCGTCGCGACGAGCCCGGACGGCCGCGACGTGTACGCGGTCGGCGGCAACGTCAACTCCACCGGCTTCGTGGTCCCGCTGAACCTCGCACACTGA
- a CDS encoding ABC transporter ATP-binding protein yields the protein MIELIELTKSYGRVRAVDDVTFSAVPGRVTGFLGLNGSGKTTTLRMLLGLTRPTSGTALINKVRYRELNHPARQVGAVLEQGISHPGQSGRAHLMTQALLTGAEVSRVDPLLEQVGLEAAAEQRCGDYSLGMRQRLAVATALLGDPPVLVLDEPANGLDPEGIAWLRELLRDHARSGGTVLISSHLLAELAQLIDDVVIISHGTVRYAAPLDELYGSASSRLRIRGRDPQLLSRAFEQAGAQVGTDGDVLAVTGLTPEDAGEIAFEAQVPIYELATDSPNLEQIFLDLVSAAAPAAAEEEVR from the coding sequence ATGATCGAATTGATCGAACTGACCAAGTCCTACGGGCGGGTCCGCGCCGTCGACGACGTGACGTTCTCCGCCGTCCCCGGGCGCGTGACCGGATTTCTCGGGCTCAACGGCTCGGGCAAGACCACCACGCTGCGGATGCTGCTCGGCCTGACCCGGCCGACGTCCGGCACGGCGCTGATCAACAAGGTGCGGTACCGGGAGCTGAACCACCCGGCCCGGCAGGTCGGCGCCGTGCTGGAGCAGGGCATCAGCCATCCGGGGCAGAGCGGGCGGGCGCACCTGATGACCCAGGCGCTGCTCACCGGCGCCGAGGTGTCCCGGGTCGACCCGCTGCTGGAGCAGGTGGGGCTCGAGGCCGCCGCCGAGCAGCGCTGCGGCGACTACTCGCTCGGCATGCGGCAGCGGCTGGCGGTGGCGACCGCGCTGCTGGGTGACCCGCCGGTGCTGGTCCTCGACGAGCCGGCGAACGGGCTGGACCCCGAGGGCATCGCCTGGCTCCGGGAGCTGCTGCGCGATCATGCCCGCAGCGGCGGCACGGTGCTGATCTCCAGCCATCTCCTGGCGGAGCTCGCCCAGCTCATCGACGATGTCGTCATCATCTCGCACGGAACCGTGCGGTACGCGGCGCCGCTGGACGAGCTGTACGGCTCGGCGTCGTCGCGGCTGCGGATCCGCGGCCGCGATCCGCAGCTCCTGTCGCGCGCGTTCGAGCAGGCCGGGGCCCAGGTCGGCACGGACGGGGATGTCCTCGCGGTGACCGGCCTGACGCCGGAGGACGCTGGCGAGATCGCCTTCGAGGCCCAGGTGCCGATCTACGAGCTGGCCACGGACTCCCCGAACCTCGAACAGATCTTCCTCGACCTGGTGAGCGCCGCGGCGCCCGCGGCAGCCGAGGAGGAGGTCCGATGA